GTGGAACAGTGCTCGACGTGCTTTCGACACGCACTGCAGACACTGCAAGCGTCACCAAGTGGATCATCGAACGCGGCCAACCAATCGTCGTTGCAGCGGACGTGACGCCCATTCCCGAGACGGTCGAGAAGATCCGCCGGAGCTTCGATGCCGCTGCGTGGACTCCCGAGCGTGATCTTCCGATTGACAGAAAACAGCATCGCACACGAGAAGCGGGCTACGACAACGATCACGAACGGGACGCAATGGCGGCTGCGCTGTTTGCGTTCGACGACCACGAGGACCAGTTCGAACGCATCGCAAAGAAAGTGCCACCGCAACTGAATCGTGGCGAGGTGACCGCACGAGTCGTCGCAGGCGATGAGTCTGTCGAAGCAGTCGTCTCGGATCTGACCGAAGACGATGATACCGAATCTGAGTCCGAAACACACGAACCGCGCGAACCGTCTCCCGAAGAGAAGCAGATTAAACGACTGAAAGAGCGTATTACTCGGCTCGAATCGCACATCGAGACGCTCGAAGAAACGATCTCATCGAAGGATGAGCGCATCGACGAGTACGAACAAGAGCTGAGCGATGCCCGACGGGAGGAGCGACGAGAAGCAAGAGAGCGACGCGAGGTCGTCAGACTCGAACGGAAAACAAAGCAGTTCGAGCGAACGATCGAAGAACAGCGCGAATCGATTCAGTCACTAGAAGATAAACTCGAACGACTCAAAGAACTCTGGAAAATCGATCACTCGAACTTCGCCGATGTCTCGGAAGAAAAGAAAGGTCTCGTTCCGGTGAAGGTAATTGAGCAGTTCACGAGCCGATCGATCGAAGACGCTGATGATCGCTTCGGACTCGTTTCTGGTGACGTCATTCTCCTCCGAGACGCAAGCGGTGCGGGAAAGAGTACCGCAGAACTGCTTGCTGCGTGCGACCCTCGCGTCGTCCTCCGGAAAGGTGGGCTGAGCGATATCGCTGACGATGTACTATTCGAACACGAAATTCCGATCGCACCGGCCGACGGTGTGACGATCCAAGAGATAGACGAACTCGCTGTTGCACGAGAACGCGAAGTCGAATCGGCTATCGATGGTTGGCGTGAACGGGCAGCAGAACGCCGGCGTGACCAGAAATCGGAACTAGTCGATAAGCTCATCAGCGAACACCGTGCAGACCACGATCCCGAGCGCGGCGAATCGACCAGCGGATAAATTTCAGAGCATCCCACCCATTCCTAGTGCGTTCAGTGCGAATTTGAGCAGGCTATGAACGATGAGACCAACGCCAACAAGCACGAGCACGAGACCACCAGCGATCATCGGATTGGCGAGTGCGATCAGCGCAAGTCCACTAAGTATCACAAGCACACCGACGATACCGCTACGGCCGAGTTTGTCGATCATACCACACGTACTAATGAAATTCGGATAAAACCTGAGAAACGACTCGGAGAAATCCCAGAACTGCCTTAGAACTCAGTACAGACAGGGATACCGACAGTGTCGTACTCACCCATCGAAGCGACCATGTCCGGCACGTCCTCGAGTGAAATTGTTTCGCTGACGATCTTCCCGGGATTGATCGTCCCTGCTTCCATCATACTGAAAATCTCGTCGTATTCGTGCGGTGGCATTCCATACGACCCGTAGAACTCCCGTTCATCGTAGACCATCGTATCGACGGGCAGCGATACCTCGCCTTCCTCTTCGGAGGTCGTGAGCCCGATCTGGAGGTGTTGACCACCCTTACAGAGAGAGTTAACCGAGTTTCGACAAGTTTCGGCGATACCGAGCGCATCGACGCTCACCTCAACGCCACGGCTGTTTGGGGTGAACGCTTTGACCGACTGTGGCACGTCCTTAACTTCAGAGACGTTGACTGTTTCCTCCGCACCGAGTTCTTCGGCCATCTCAAGGCTGCGATCGTCGAGATCGATCGCAATGACCCGACCACCGAGCGCGTTCGCGGTCATGATCGCTGAGAGACCAACACCACCACAGCCGTGCACTGCAACCGTATCGCCGGGATCGACACTGACTCGATGGGCAATACCATGGAAGGCGGTCGCAAATCGGCAGCCGAGACCGGCAACGTCGACTGCATCAAGCCCATCGGGTACCGCGATAGCGTTCTGGTCTGCAACACGCACCGGGAACTCTTCTGCGTATGCCCCAGACTGAAACGGGAGAAAACCCATCGGAACTGACCGCTTGCAGATGTTCGCACGGCCGCTCATGCAGTGACGGCACGTCCCGTCGCTCATGTTGAACGGAGCGGTAATACGATCGCCTTCTCGAACGTTCTCGACCTCATCACCGACTTCGACGACAGTCCCACACGGCTCGTGTCCAAAAACGAGTCCGGGTGTCATCATCAGGCCGATCCAGCTCCAATCACCCTTCCATGCGTGCCAATCAGAGCGACAGACACCACACGCCTCTGTTTCGACGACGATGCCGTCGTCGTCGCAGTCGGGACGGTCGACTTCCTCGACCGTCATCGGTTCCTCAGGACCCTGAAAGACCACTGCTTTCATTGCGGACGTATTCACCACGTACATCCGTATAAATCATTGGTGTAGAATATCATACACCGTGCTGCTCCGGTCGAGCGTTTATGCGATTATTGAAGCGAGCGCTGGGACATTCCAGAGACGTTCGCCGCGCGACCCACGTAACTACAGCAGTCGATATCGCCCACCACTCTCGGTTACCTCCCCGTATCGGACGAGTTTATCGATGCTCTTCTCGACGTAATCGGCAGATACGCCCGCGCTGTCTGCGTATTCGGCGATCTCCTCTCGTGTCGGGTGATCGAGTTCACGGAGCGCATCGAGGACAACTTCCTTCTGACTCCTGCTTGCTCCGGTTCCAGTTGTGAGTCGTTCGCCCGCGTCCGCGATCGATGCAGGATCGAGACCCGCGTGTTCGAGATACTCTTCTGTACCCACGACCGCCTCGTCGGTTTCGAGTTCGGCGAATTCATCGATCTCAGCGTACGCTTCCCCGTGACCGCTTTGCTCGGCGAACAGCCGGGCACGAATCTCGCGGGCAGCGTCGATCTCCTCGGACTGGTAGAACGTCCGCAGCTTCTTGAATTTCGTTTGGCGACCACAACGGGGACACTGTGTCGTCTCCGGTCGGTCCTCGACAATCTTGAGCGCCGAACACTCCGGACAGCCGACCACGCTGTACATACCCTCACGTTCGAGAATCCAGTACTTAAATCATCGAATCGTGCGACAGCATCACGTCCTATCTATGAGACGAGGAGAGTCGAAGTACTAAAAGAGAGAAAAGGGAGAGGGAGAAAGATGATTCCAAGTTGAGAGATGATGGGTGGAATCAATAGAGTGTTGACTTATTCGTAGATCGCCTCTACGCGAGATCGTGAATCTTCTCGGCGACGTGTCCCGCGAAGTCGCTCGTCGAGAGTTTGGTTCCGCCGCTGATCTGGCGTTCGATGTCGTAGGTGACTTGTTTGGAAGCGATCGTCTCCTCAAGCGCGTCACGGACGAGGTCGGCAGCGTCGTTCCAGCCGAGGTATTCGAGCATGATCCGTCCGGAGA
The nucleotide sequence above comes from Halocatena marina. Encoded proteins:
- a CDS encoding DUF5817 domain-containing protein, with the protein product MYSVVGCPECSALKIVEDRPETTQCPRCGRQTKFKKLRTFYQSEEIDAAREIRARLFAEQSGHGEAYAEIDEFAELETDEAVVGTEEYLEHAGLDPASIADAGERLTTGTGASRSQKEVVLDALRELDHPTREEIAEYADSAGVSADYVEKSIDKLVRYGEVTESGGRYRLL
- a CDS encoding DUF460 domain-containing protein → MNTRADALDAVVFGVDIQSGDVRGDAPSYAVVAFDGEQIDRDVVSFRKLRRLIEREEPALIATDNMYELASDKDALIRFLRELPAGTRLVQVTGAQRPEPLSRVASRHGVSYGKQPMKEAEAAARLAAANVGYVVSAFSDTTTVKVARGRSTGKGGWSEDRYTRRIHGAVKTTSREVETSLKEAGLDFEVERTEKYGGLSRAMFAVEAPPAKIPVSRMRSGDVRIEIEREQRDGIEFQPLAKRRDHILVGIDPGTTTAVAIVDLGGTVLDVLSTRTADTASVTKWIIERGQPIVVAADVTPIPETVEKIRRSFDAAAWTPERDLPIDRKQHRTREAGYDNDHERDAMAAALFAFDDHEDQFERIAKKVPPQLNRGEVTARVVAGDESVEAVVSDLTEDDDTESESETHEPREPSPEEKQIKRLKERITRLESHIETLEETISSKDERIDEYEQELSDARREERREARERREVVRLERKTKQFERTIEEQRESIQSLEDKLERLKELWKIDHSNFADVSEEKKGLVPVKVIEQFTSRSIEDADDRFGLVSGDVILLRDASGAGKSTAELLAACDPRVVLRKGGLSDIADDVLFEHEIPIAPADGVTIQEIDELAVAREREVESAIDGWRERAAERRRDQKSELVDKLISEHRADHDPERGESTSG
- a CDS encoding zinc-dependent alcohol dehydrogenase family protein, which gives rise to MKAVVFQGPEEPMTVEEVDRPDCDDDGIVVETEACGVCRSDWHAWKGDWSWIGLMMTPGLVFGHEPCGTVVEVGDEVENVREGDRITAPFNMSDGTCRHCMSGRANICKRSVPMGFLPFQSGAYAEEFPVRVADQNAIAVPDGLDAVDVAGLGCRFATAFHGIAHRVSVDPGDTVAVHGCGGVGLSAIMTANALGGRVIAIDLDDRSLEMAEELGAEETVNVSEVKDVPQSVKAFTPNSRGVEVSVDALGIAETCRNSVNSLCKGGQHLQIGLTTSEEEGEVSLPVDTMVYDEREFYGSYGMPPHEYDEIFSMMEAGTINPGKIVSETISLEDVPDMVASMGEYDTVGIPVCTEF